In Yarrowia lipolytica chromosome 1F, complete sequence, a genomic segment contains:
- a CDS encoding uncharacterized protein (Compare to YALI0F02277g, similar to wi|NCU06713.1 Neurospora crassa NCU06713. 1 hypothetical protein, similar to Saccharomyces cerevisiae VPS55 (YJR044C); ancestral locus Anc_1.473), translated as MRSDPSRHRESNLRVVVYIQLERLVVYLYFYRANPTQTTASCITTNGPTPTTAPTTTTTTINSPPASKLFLTPPHYTLSSSPTDTTTKTHTSTMVQISPLSKIITLSTVLATGFLLIILSCALWNNWLPLIVVAVFCLAPAPNAICQSWAGQDDFMSESSSTVVDFGRFSTGFMVVSGLSIPVMLAHNSIINTAAMWMSLSGGLLIYATIITFGAFFYEPEEF; from the coding sequence ATGCGCTCTGACCCGTCCAGACACAGAGAGTCAAACTTACGTGTCgtagtatatatacaacTGGAGCGACTCGTCGtatatttatatttctATCGAGCTAAcccaacacaaacaaccGCAAGTTGCATTACCACTAACGGTCCAACACCCACTACCgcccccaccaccaccactaccACCATCAACTCCCCTCCTGCATCCAAACTCTTTTTGACACCACCACATTACACAttgtcatcatcaccaaccgACACCACTACTAAAACACATACATCAACAATGGTCCAAATCTCGCCACTATCGAAAATCATCACATTGTCCACAGTCCTGGCCACGGGCTTTCTGCTCATCATCCTGTCATGTGCATTGTGGAACAACTGGCTGCCATTGATTGTCGTTGCCGTCTTCTGTCTGGCCCCTGCACCCAACGCAATCTGCCAGAGCTGGGCTGGCCAGGACGACTTCATGAGCGAGAGTAGCAGCACCGTGGTCGACTTTGGTCGCTTCTCCACCGGCTTCATGGTCGTGTCTGGACTGTCAATTCCCGTCATGCTCGCACACAACAGCATCATCAACACTGCGGCCATGTGGATGTCGCTGTCGGGCGGTCTTCTCATCTACGCAACTATCATTACCTTTGGCGCATTCTTCTATGAGCCCGAGGAGTTCTAG
- a CDS encoding uncharacterized protein (Compare to YALI0F02299g, similar to uniprot|P11325 Saccharomyces cerevisiae YLR382c NAM2 leucine--tRNA ligase precursor mitochondrial, similar to Saccharomyces cerevisiae NAM2 (YLR382C); ancestral locus Anc_4.236) gives MNILRLSRIQIARPSLQCRLAIRHYANAAAAAAANVQQSGSNPFTQLDAKWREKWKEDPPRLARKHLIENPTRDQQHFVLSMIPYPSGVLHMGHLRVYTISDVLARYRRMAGYDTVHAMGWDSFGLPAENAAIERQIHPAEWTVSNMAKMKSQMDEMLAEFDWEREFSSCFPDYYKWTQKLFLMMYEHGKAYQALSPVNWDPVDQTVLANEQVDSEGRSWRSGAIVEKKMLRQWFLKITDYSDALLDDLKLLDQWPAKVKTMQEHWLGRSEGATVVFDSTSEGNFPVFTTRPDTLFGVQFVALALDHADVREAAKTDSELAAFLERAKDLPDDTKEGYLMKNLSAISPVTGEKLPVFAAPYVIGDYGSGCVMGCPGHDERDFEFWGKNGSGPVKTVIDPVEGEEVSVPLTSRGVLNKHCGKYAGSPSLEGGKSIVNELPDEQASLKTNYKLRDWLVSRQRFWGAPIPIVYCDSCGTVPVPDEQLPVLLPETVLQKGEKPATAASLALAHNEEFKKCNCPKCGGPARRETDTMDTFMDSSWYFFRYTDPQNKELPFSYQAASNLMPVDMYIGGIEHAILHLLYARFVAKFLADKGYWSGADLNGEPIKRLVTQGMVHGQTFKEPTTGRFLKPEEIDRSGPVAKVQGTDVECAVSWEKMSKSKYNGADPSTCIQQHGADAVRAHVLFQAAVNDVLDWDEGKIVGIKRWLLKVKSITESVVKLNPSSKGLDKSSFSDADRTLWNETQHYVKSASDSFHESLQLNTVISDYMKLTNTLQKESGASPEVQLYALETLLKIMSPVAPAMAEECWELICKSKGAEWSSVFRNAFPEAQAEIQSATVPFKVMINGKFQFTANKPHDFGSQSEAEILAQLRTISDKLGDKPVRKVIIPKKGNVISLVV, from the coding sequence ATGAACATTCTGAGATTGTCTCGGATCCAGATAGCTCGACCCTCGCTGCAGTGTCGACTGGCGATTCGTCATTATGCcaatgctgctgctgctgctgctgctaaCGTGCAACAATCTGGTAGCAACCCGTTCACTCAGTTGGACGCCAAATGGAGAGAGAAATGGAAGGAGGACCCTCCGCGACTGGCCAGAAAGCACCTGATTGAGAACCCGACTCGAGACCAGCAACACTTTGTGCTCTCCATGATTCCCTACCCTTCTGGAGTGCTGCATATGGGCCATCTTCGAGTGTATACCATTTCCGATGTTCTTGCCCGGTACCGAAGAATGGCAGGCTACGACACCGTTCACGCCATGGGCTGGGATTCGTTCGGTCTACCTGCTGAAAATGCTGCTATCGAGCGACAAATCCATCCCGCAGAATGGACGGTGTCCAATATGGCCAAGATGAAGAGCCAAATGGACGAAATGCTGGCGGAGTTTGACTGGGAGCGGGAGTTCTCGTCGTGTTTCCCGgactactacaagtggaCCCAGAAGCTGTTTCTGATGATGTACGAGCATGGCAAGGCATATCAGGCTCTTTCGCCTGTTAACTGGGACCCTGTGGACCAGACAGTGCTTGCCAACGAGCAGGTTGACTCTGAGGGCCGGTCGTGGCGATCCGGCGCCATTGTCGAGAAGAAAATGCTTCGACAGTGGTTCCTCAAGATCACTGACTACTCAGACGCTCTGTTGGATGacctcaagctgctggaccaATGGCCTGCCAAGGTGAAGACCATGCAAGAGCACTGGCTGGGCCGATCTGAGGGAGCTACTGTTGTTTTCGACAGTACATCCGAGGGAAACTTCCCCGTTTTCACAACCAGACCTGACACTCTGTTTGGTGTGCAGTTTGTGGCTCTTGCTCTGGACCATGCTGATGTCCGAGAAGCCGCCAAGACTGATTCTGAGCTTGCTGCCTTTTTGGAACGAGCGAAGGACCTTCCTGACGATACCAAGGAGGGCTACCTCATGAAGAACCTTTCTGCTATCTCTCCCGTGACTGGTGAAAAGCTTCCTGTATTCGCCGCACCATACGTTATTGGCGACTACGGCAGTGGATGTGTCATGGGCTGTCCTGGTCACGACGAACGAGACTTTGAGTTCTGGGGCAAGAACGGTTCTGGACCCGTCAAGACCGTCATTGACCCTGTAGAGGGAGAAGAGGTCAGTGTGCCTCTTACCAGCCGAGGAGTTCTCAACAAGCACTGTGGAAAGTACGCTGGCTCTCCTTCTTTGGAGGGAGGAAAGTCTATCGTCAACGAGCTTCCTGACGAGCAGGCCTCTCTCAAGACCAACTACAAGCTGAGAGACTGGCTTGTTTCTCGACAACGATTCTGGGGAGCCCCCATCCCCATTGTTTATTGTGACTCCTGCGGTACCGTACCTGTTCCCGACGAGCAGCTGCCTGTCTTGTTGCCTGAGACTGTTCTCCAAAAGGGTGAAAAGCCTGCTACCGCCGCATCTCTGGCTTTGGCTCACAACGAGGAGTTTAAGAAGTGTAACTGTCCCAAGTGTGGAGGCCCCGCCCGACGTGAGACCGACACCATGGACACCTTCATGGACTCGTCGTGGTACTTTTTCCGGTACACGGACCCCCAGAACAAGGAGCTTCCCTTCAGCTATCAGGCGGCCTCCAACCTGATGCCCGTGGACATGTACATTGGTGGAATTGAGCATGCCATTCTGCATCTTCTCTACGCGCGATTTGTGGCCAAGTTCCTCGCCGATAAGGGCTACTGGTCTGGCGCAGACCTTAACGGTGAGCCTATTAAGCGTTTGGTGACGCAGGGTATGGTTCATGGCCAGACTTTCAAGGAGCCCACCACCGGCCGGTTCCTCAAGCCTGAGGAGATTGACCGGTCTGGCCCCGTGGCCAAGGTTCAAGGCACCGACGTGGAATGTGCTGTGTCCTGGGAGAAGATgtccaagtccaagtacaacgGAGCCGACCCCAGCACATgcatccagcagcatggagCCGACGCTGTGCGAGCCCATGTGCTGTTCCAGGCTGCTGTCAACGACGTGCTTGACTGGGACGAAGGCAAGATTGTCGGCATCAAGCGATGGCTTCTCAAGGTCAAGTCTATCACCGAAAGTGTGGTCAAGCTAAACCCTTCCAGCAAGGGGCTTGACAAGTCTAGCTTTTCCGACGCTGACCGTACACTTTGGAACGAAACCCAACACTACGTGAAGTCTGCCAGCGACTCCTTCCATGAGTCACTCCAGCTCAACACTGTCATTAGTGATTACATGAAGCTCACCAACACCTTGCAAAAGGAGTCCGGGGCCTCTCCCGAGGTGCAGCTTTATGCTCTTGAGACTCTTCTCAAAATTATGTCTCCTGTTGCTCCTGCCATGGCCGAGGAGTGCTGGGAGTTGATTTGCAAGTCCAAGGGTGCTGAGTGGAGCTCCGTGTTTCGAAACGCGTTTCCTGAGGCTCAGGCTGAAATCCAGTCAGCCACGGTTCCGTTCAAGGTGATGATCAATGGCAAATTTCAGTTCACTGCCAATAAGCCTCACGACTTTGGCTCTCAAAGCGAGGCTGAAATTCTGGCTCAGTTGCGCACAATTTCCGACAAGCTTGGAGACAAGCCTGTTCGAAAGGTGATCAtccccaagaagggcaaTGTCATTTCGCTTGTGGTATAA
- a CDS encoding uncharacterized protein (Compare to YALI0F02321g, similar to uniprot|Q04121 Saccharomyces cerevisiae YDR456w NHX1 NA+-H+ antiporter, similar to Saccharomyces cerevisiae NHX1 (YDR456W); ancestral locus Anc_5.573), producing MHLLRVLKSLFRVVAYRTKMGISELGTQLAYAGLNQLLKRDSTDADPDIPDDDVNNPVENEIFSSWALFILIMLLIGSLWTSYYLQQKRIQAIHETVVSIFAGMIVGLIIRISPGHYIQDVVTFKYSWFFNLLLPPIILNSGYELNQANFFRNIGSILTFAIAGTFFSALVLGLILYIWTAIGLEGLNMSLVDAISVGATLSATDPVTILSIFNTYKVDPKLYTIIFGESLLNDAICIVMFETAQKFHGQKVYFSSLFKGMGMFFMTFTISLMIGALVGVMTALVLKHSHVRRFPQIESCLVLLFAYGSYFFSTGCHMSGIVSLLFCGITLKHYAYYNMSRRTQIATKYIFQLLAQLSENFIFIYLGLSLFTEVELVYKPMLILVTTAGICVSRWAAVFPFSRLINFVSRARTSHLGLHQTTEEIPPPYQMMLFWAGLRGAVGVALAAGLEGEHSNALRATVLVVVVLTVIVFGGTTARMLEILGIRTGVIEETESDDEFDIESRGAAAAIPLSNSSGSMPAGRMRRSTSYHDDDSEFGSGDDDGLPPMHPSQQDQARASSTSLSNILSRTVDNPGQWFKEFDDQVLKPVFLDNPSNDRH from the exons ATGCACCTGTTGCGAGTATTAAAGTCACTATTTCGTGTAGTGGCATATCGAACGAAAATGGGCATATCGGAGCTTGGAACACAACTGGCGTACGCTGGATTGAATCAGCTGTTGA AACGAGACTCTACAGATGCCGACCCAGATATCCCGGATGATGATGTCAACAACCCCGTGGAGAACGAAATCTTCTCGTCGTGGGCACTATTCATTCTCATCATGCTGCTCATTGGTTCTCTATGGACCTCATACTACCTACAGCAGAAACGGATCCAGGCCATTCACGAGACTGTCGTGTCCATTTTTGCAGGAATGATTGTGGGACTGATTATTCGAATCTCCCCCGGCCATTACATTCAGGACGTGGTCACCTTCAAGTATTCGTGGTTCTTCAACCTGCTGCTACCCCCCATCATCCTCAACTCGGGGTATGAGCTGAACCAGGCCAACTTCTTCAGAAACATCGGATCCATCTTGACGTTTGCAATTGCGGGCACATTTTTTTCGGCGCTGGTACTTGGCCTGATCCTCTACATCTGGACAGCTATTGGTCTCGAGGGTCTCAACATGTCTCTGGTGGACGCCATCTCCGTGGGCGCCACCCTGTCAGCAACGGACCCCGTCACCATTCTGTCCATCTTCAACACATATAAGGTCGACCCCAAGCTTTACACCATTATTTTCGGTGAATCTCTGTTGAACGACGCCATTTGCATTGTCATGTTTGAGACGGCTCAAAAGTTCCACGGTCAAAAGGTCTACTTCTCCTCTCTGTTCAAGGGTATGGGTATGTTCTTCATGACCTTCACAATCTCTCTTATGATCGGTGCCCTTGTGGGTGTAATGACCGCTCTGGTGCTCAAACACTCCCATGTTCGACGATTTCCCCAAATCGAGTCCTGCCTGGTTCTCCTCTTTGCATACGGATCCTACTTTTTCTCCACGGGCTGCCACATGTCTGGAATTGTCTCGCTGCTCTTTTGCGGTATCACTCTCAAACACTACGCTTACTACAACATGAGCCGACGAACCCAGATTGCCACCAAGTACattttccagctcctggCCCAGCTGTCGGAAaacttcatcttcatctacCTGGGCCTGTCTCTCTTCACTGAGGTCGAACTGGTCTATAAGCCCATGCTGATTCTCGTCACCACAGCCGGTATCTGTGTATCTCGATGGGCTGCAGTCTTCCCCTTCTCTAGACTCATCAACTTTGTCAGCAGAGCACGAACCAGCCATCTAGGACTCCACCAGACCACAGAGGAgattcctcctccataCCAGATGATGCTATTCTGGGCTGGCTTGCGAGGAGCCGTCGGCGTTGCCCTTGCTGCTGGTCTCGAGGGTGAGCACTCCAACGCGCTGCGAGCCACTGTGCTCgttgtggtggtgctgACCGTCATTGTCTTTGGAGGCACCACTGCTCGAATGCTTGAGATTCTCGGAATTAGAACTGGTGTCATTGAGGAAACAGAGAGCGACGATGAGTTTGACATTGAGTCCCgtggagcagctgctgccatTCCTCTAAGCAATAGCAGTGGCTCCATGCCTGCTGGAAGAATGCGAAGAAGTACCTCTTACCACGATGATGACAGCGAGTTTGGCTCTGGTGACGATGATGGTCTCCCCCCCATGCACCCCAgtcaacaagaccaagccCGAGCCTCGTCTACTTCTCTATCTAACATTCTTTCGCGCACGGTGGATAACCCTGGTCAGTGGTTCAAGGAGTTTGATGACCAGGTTCTGAAACCTGTTTTCCTGGACAACCCCAGTAATGATCGGCATTAA
- a CDS encoding uncharacterized protein (Compare to YALI0F02343g, weakly similar to uniprot|O42970 Schizosaccharomyces pombe SPBC1E8.05 Serine rich protein), with protein MKFFSVIPLLAAAIVAAQDNSFSQPQPGDELHAGDAFVIRWNATTDGQVALVLLQGKSDNLSPVLTISEGLDNRGAVRWLVPSDLPDGDNYALRINPVENADDVNYTGQFKITGGQVANTSSEAAAEATSSAANSSSSAADSTTSAVIPVTSGANSSTTVPVASTVANTTTEVSSTEAESTSSTASAVTTNIVGAGVSNGTGSTNGSVPNSRSSSGAASRTTLSTSGRPSGSTSRSSGSASAASATGSAGATASRAPTNAGVVNSQNLGLVGVAAGIAALMM; from the coding sequence ATGAAGTTCTTCTCTGTCATCCCTCTTCTGGCTGCCGCCATCGTCGCTGCTCAGGACAACTCCTTCTCTCAGCCCCAGCCTGGCGATGAGCTCCACGCCGGAGACGCCTTTGTCATCCGATGGAACGCCACCACTGACGGCCAGGTCGCTCTGGTGCTGCTCCAGGGCAAGTCCGACAACCTTTCTCCCGTTCTGACCATCTCCGAGGGTCTCGACAACCGAGGAGCTGTCCGATGGCTCGTGCCCTCCGACCTCCCTGACGGAGACAACTACGCTCTGCGAATTAACCCCGTGGAAAATGCCGACGACGTCAACTACACCGGCCAGTTCAAGATCACCGGCGGCCAGGTTGCCAACACCTCCTCCGAGGCTGCCGCCGAGGccacctcttctgctgccaactcctcttcttctgccgcTGACTCTACCACCTCAGCCGTCATCCCCGTCACCTCCGGTGCCAACTCTTCTACCACAGTCCCCGTTGCTTCCACCGTtgccaacaccaccaccgaggtctcctccaccgagGCTGAGTCCACTTCCTCCACCGCCTCCGctgtcaccaccaacattgTTGGTGCCGGTGTTTCCAACGGTACCGGTTCCACCAACGGCTCTGTCCCCAACTCTcgatcttcttctggcgCTGCATCCCGAACCACCCTGTCCACCTCTGGTCGACCCTCCGGTTCCACCTCTCGATCCTCTGGATCCGCATCTGCCGCCTCCGCCACTGGATCCGCTGGAGCTACTGCTTCGCGTGCTCCCACCAACGCCGGTGTCGTCAACTCCCAGAACCTGGGTCTTGTCGGCGTCGCTGCTGGTATCGCTGCCCTGATGATGTAA
- a CDS encoding uncharacterized protein (Compare to YALI0F02365g, similar to Saccharomyces cerevisiae SMC6 (YLR383W); ancestral locus Anc_4.237, weakly similar to uniprot|P53692 Schizosaccharomyces pombe DNA repair protein rad18): MSRPRDDDASDDGQQRPRKRQNTQDFFRYHHPGFIRSVECINFMCHENLKIDVGPGITFVSGQNGHGKSAILNALIQVFSTDRKMKGERGTGAALRRNIEDNKKAKSAKIIVKINNKEADEDLDFTDGGVKGYTMSPFEPETYGDIIIIEREIFEKSRKLKIMTKKKELISEKTEVLLQIMKHFSYQFDNRLVIQTQENAKKRGDPKSLFDFFYNGSGFESIENDLAAMKREVGQQHECLESSLLQTTLAKKERRDELKAECELTAHTKELYDNLQRYKAMYQWLDYSTFQLALNNALSVKMKLEDKCKQLKEVGAKRRAQLEEHKLALEQCEKEDPELDAQIAEANRKKTLLKNEKDDINRQLRSSERDVEDLEDQIRLLNHAIAKLRAERDQSNSNAEHKRLDAKIKACEEKVTTAETQIRAFKLKLEEKRNIWRDARSKSQDASSPRTQKEAQLRDARDEASRLEAMSRDKGNPIAGFGHQFVEADRIIQTNMGRFRQPPLGPIGQYIKVKPGTSQQELTLINSHQPLTRLLRSYVVATPEDERTLRSILPRNHNPTIYYVKPDNYDVDRISPSSQFKTILRCLDVSEARVIQALVEWAAVHSTAIAGSTEEAVRALKQGSQNLESAIAPHKTSDRFIVTATQRGSQLSSSGVVQSGLLRVGKAIVTAEDVSEAKKRVAVCERELQPLKEELRRLEQEEQMALREFRSLEDKESVFEQKLQSLRREHALAVAERDSIPDAPSTDETDQAIETKTQELDNSKQQLSEAREALEAAKVRSREIANSEMEAEVELDKLNAKVHEKFLATEEANLRYTAHQDVVTSTLQKFELAKKKLAEKEVELVDIQANMETQLAAAQALSEEHVPLDEGVDLENGFDYCTKRTGELQAKIDAAKKRNLRDYRIVYAEFQEAEEAYRLAKEEFEAQKKDVRALGETEADRVLAKGQALSLGIMQTSAYFSNIMKSRAASADIVFDLKTRKLEVKNYKLASTSDTSSKGGARDVATTSGGEHSFLQSALMAALWQMVDAPIICLDEYEVFMDDTTRVTAQKNLINTLGGLKQRAQAILISPTVVKNSAVDDARFTYVEVRDPSFASRNR, translated from the coding sequence ATGAGTCGACCCCGCGACGACGACGCGAGCGATGATGGCCAGCAGCGGCCTCGTAAGCGCCAGAACACCCAAGACTTCTTCAGGTACCACCATCCAGGTTTCATTCGGTCTGTGGAGTGCATCAACTTCATGTGCCACGAAAACCTGAAGATCGATGTTGGCCCCGGAATCACGTTTGTTTCCGGCCAGAACGGCCACGGCAAATCTGCTATTCTTAACGCTTTGATCCAGGTCTTTTCAACTGACCGTAAGATGAAGGGTGAGCGAGGTACAGGTGCTGCTCTGCGACGAAACATTGaggacaacaagaaggccaagtCTGCCAAGATCATTGTcaagatcaacaacaaggaggctgaCGAAGATCTGGATTTCACTGATGGAGGAGTAAAGGGATATACTATGTCTCCATTTGAGCCTGAGACGTATGGCGatatcatcatcatcgagAGAGAAATCTTCGAGAAGTCCAGAAAGCTCAAAATTatgaccaagaagaaggagttgatTTCTGAGAAGACAGAAGTCCTTCTGCAAATCATGAAACACTTCTCCTACCAGTTCGACAACCGTCTTGTGATCCAGACCCAGGAGaacgccaagaagagaGGAGACCCTAAGAGTCTGTTTGACTTCTTTTACAACGGATCTGGTTTCGAGAGCATCGAGAACGACCTTGCCGCGATGAAAAGAGAAGTCGGACAGCAGCATGAGTGCCTCGAGTCTTCTTTGTTGCAAACCACCctcgccaagaaggagcgcAGAGACGAACTTAAGGCCGAATGCGAGCTTACCGCCCACACCAAGGAGCTCTACGACAATCTTCAACGGTACAAGGCCATGTATCAATGGTTGGATTACTCCACTTTCCAGCTGGCTCTTAACAATGCTCTCAGTGTAAAGATGAAGCTTGAGGACAAGTGCAAGCaactcaaggaggtggGTGCAAAGCGTCGAGCCCAACTGGAGGAACACAAGCTGGCTTTGGAGCAGTgtgaaaaagaagacccTGAGCTTGATGCGCAGATTGCTGAGGCCAACAGAAAAAAGACACTGCTAAAAAATGAGAAAGACGACATCAATAGACAGCTCCGGTCTTCAGAAAGAGATGTCGAGGATCTCGAGGACCAAATAAGGCTGTTAAACCATGCCATTGCTAAGCTTCGAGCGGAGCGAGATCAGTCGAACTCCAACGCCGAACACAAACGACTGGATGCAAAGATCAAAGCGTGTGAAGAGAAAGTCACCACTGCTGAGACGCAAATCAGAGCATTCAAGctcaagctggaggagaagagaaatATCTGGAGGGATGCAAGATCCAAGTCTCAGGATGCTTCATCGCCGAGAACCCAGAAGGAGGCTCAATTGCGCGATGCCAGGGACGAGGCAAGTCGGCTGGAGGCAATGTCAAGAGATAAGGGTAACCCCATTGCTGGTTTTGGTCACCAGTTCGTCGAGGCCGATCGTATCATTCAGACCAACATGGGCAGGTTCAGACAGCCACCACTTGGCCCTATAGGCCAGTACATCAAGGTCAAGCCTGGTACTAGCCAACAAGAGCTAACGCTGATCAATAGTCATCAACCTCTCACAAGATTGCTCAGATCGTATGTCGTTGCGACTCCTGAGGATGAACGAACGCTGAGAAGCATATTGCCACGCAACCATAACCCTACGATCTATTATGTCAAACCCGACAATTACGATGTGGATCGTATTTCACCCTCTTCCCAGTTCAAAACTATTTTGCGGTGCCTTGACGTTTCGGAGGCTCGTGTTATCCAGGCCTTGGTCGAGTGGGCAGCGGTGCATAGTACCGCTATCGCTGGTAGTACCGAAGAGGCTGTTAGAGCTCTGAAGCAGGGGTCGCAAAACTTGGAATCAGCGATTGCCCCTCATAAAACGTCGGATAGGTTTATTGTTACTGCAACGCAGAGAGGCTCTCAgctttcttcttctggggTTGTGCAGTCGGGCCTTCTGCGGGTAGGAAAGGCGATTGTGACTGCTGAAGACGTTTCTGAGGCCAAGAAACGAGTCGCTGTATGCGAGCGGGAGCTGCAGCCGCTGAAGGAGGAACTCAGACGCCTGGAGCAAGAGGAGCAGATGGCTCTACGAGAGTTCAGATCCCTCGAAGATAAAGAATCAGTGTTCGAACAGAAGCTCCAGTCGCTTAGAAGAGAACATGCTTTAGCTGTGGCAGAGAGGGACTCGATTCCTGATGCACCCAGCACAGACGAGACTGACCAGGCTATCGAGACCAAGACTCAGGAGCTGGATAACagcaagcagcagctgtctGAGGCACGCGAGGCTCTGGAAGCGGCAAAGGTACGTTCGCGTGAGATCGCCAATTCTGAGATGGAAGCTGAAGTGGAGCtcgacaagctcaacgCGAAAGTACACGAAAAGTTTTTGGCTACCGAAGAAGCCAACTTGAGGTACACGGCACATCAGGACGTCGTGACCAGCACACTGCAGAAGTtcgagctggccaagaagaagctcgcggagaaggaggttgagCTAGTTGATATACAGGCCAACATGGAGACCCAGCTTGCTGCTGCACAGGCTCTCAGCGAGGAGCACGTTCCTTTAGATGAAGGCGTCGACTTAGAGAATGGTTTtgactactgtaccaagCGTACTGGTGAGTTGCAGGCCAAGATCGATGCTGCAAAGAAGCGAAACCTCCGAGACTACCGTATAGTCTATGCAGAATTTCaggaggcggaggaggCATACCGACTTGCtaaggaggagtttgaggcgcagaagaaggacgttAGAGCTCTAGGAGAGACGGAGGCAGACCGTGTTCTGGCTAAGGGGCAGGCTCTTTCTCTTGGTATTATGCAGACCAGTGCTTACTTTAGTAACATCATGAAGTCTAGGGCAGCCTCAGCTGATATCGTTTTCGATCTGAAAACCAGAAAGCTAGAAGTGAAGAACTACAAGCTCGCTTCTACTTCCGATACTTCGTCCAAGGGAGGTGCTCGAGATGTGGCTACCACTTCTGGTGGAGAGCACTCTTTCCTTCAGTCAGCTCTCATGGCCGCTCTATGGCAGATGGTAGATGCTCCTATCATCTGTCTGGATGAGTACGAGGTGTTCATGGACGACACCACTCGAGTCACGGCACAAAAGAACCTGATCAATACTCTCGGAGGCTTGAAGCAGCGCGCCCAGGCTATTCTGATTTCCCCCACGGTGGTGAAGAACAGCGCCGTGGACGATGCTAGATTCACGTATGTGGAGGTTCGAGATCCCAGTTTTGCTTCTCGAAATCGGTAA